One Salmo trutta unplaced genomic scaffold, fSalTru1.1, whole genome shotgun sequence genomic window carries:
- the LOC115182060 gene encoding uncharacterized protein LOC115182060, translated as MGNSATSSENTASTAVTHIFNTTPWDLGIDHTFQTFFTPNALDNLNKQYNGRKLEVVSDIPIWTKSLVTCLGGLTRIPKAAGFGALIISIVIDIVTASIKDLIPEENSADILRRVFAEEKASTVYNEMEEALKRCTMNINNEAKMKSGIVYVERRLSVALTTLKNSMLHDHMKTRSLKIWVNGAAFHVQLLIHLARLEEGADSHQALAAILIYQKNLEQLLLKYKESKSKTIVGKYTMGNHRVCCPVSYDIVDEDIGQSLLSGSFYAPKYPPNVWPHPREIVKALHDDILKYHQIIQVREHFREVRENLVELISQREYFILS; from the coding sequence ATGGGAAACTCAGCAACAAGCTCAGAGAACACTGCATCTACAGCAGTCACACATATTTTCAACACCACTCCCTGGGATTTGGGAATTGACCATACTTTCCAGACATTCTTCACCCCGAACGCCCTGGATAATCTGAACAAGCAGTACAATGGACGAAAACTGGAAGTGGTCAGCGACATACCAATCTGGACTAAGAGCCTAGTGACATGCTTAGGAGGACTCACCCGTATACCAAAAGCAGCGGGCTTCGGGGCTTTAATCATATCTATAGTGATAGACATAGTCACGGCTTCCATCAAGGACCTGATCCCAGAAGAGAACAGCGCAGACATTCTGCGCCGCGTATTTGCAGAAGAGAAGGCGTCCACGGTGTACAATGAAATGGAGGAAGCCCTCAAGAGATGTACGATGAACATAAATAATGAGGCTAAGATGAAGAGCGGCATCGTGTATGTGGAGCGCAGACTTAGTGTTGCGCTGACAACTCTGAAGAACTCCATGCTACATGACCACATGAAGACTCGTTCACTCAAGATCTGGGTCAACGGAGCAGCCTTCCATGTCCAGTTGCTGATTCACCTGGCTCGACTGGAGGAGGGGGCTGACAGCCACCAAGCGCTAGCAGCCATCTTAATCTACCAGAAAAACCTGGAGCAGCTGCTCCTTAAGTACAAGGAATCTAAATCTAAGACTATCGTTGGAAAATATACCATGGGAAATCACCGGGTTTGCTGCCCTGTCTCGTACGATATTGTGGATGAAGACATTGGTCAATCTCTTTTGAGTGGATCATTTTATGCTCCCAAATATCCTCCAAACGTTTGGCCTCATCCACGAGAAATAGTAAAGGCATTGCATGATGACATTTTAAAATATCATCAAATTATACAGGTGCGAGAGCATTTCAGGGAAGTCAGGGAAAATCTGGTTGAACTAATCAGTCAGAGAGAATACTTCATACTGTCTTAG